In one Bombyx mori chromosome 22, ASM3026992v2 genomic region, the following are encoded:
- the LOC101743854 gene encoding band 7 protein AGAP004871 isoform X2 encodes MRREVRTVSTRRDNVPSHCDTGTSCAITIQMPNPEAVGCVERFATLLSYLLVIITFPFSLFECFKVVQEFERAVIFRLGRLRKGGARGPGLFFVLPCIDTYRKVDLRTVSFDVPPQEVLTRDSVTVAVDAVVYYRIKEPLNAVVRVADYSASTRLLAATTLRNVLGMRDLAQLLSDREAISHMMQASLDEATEPWGVEVERVEIKDVRLPVQLQKAMAAEAEADREARAKIIAAEGEIKASKALKEASLVMIDNPMALQLRYLQSLSSISAEKNSTIIFPFPMDFLKAFLGGAGPSTTHQPSVQMTQSLPI; translated from the exons CGAACCCAGAAGCCGTTGGATGTGTAGAACGATTTGCAACTTTACTGTCATATCTACTTGTCATCATCACCTTCCCTTTTTCGTTATTTGAATGTTTTAAG GTTGTGCAAGAATTTGAAAGAGCTGTAATCTTCAGACTAGGCAGATTAAGGAAAGGCGGCGCGAGAGGCCCAGGACTATTCTTTGTTCTTCCCTGCATAGACACTTATAGAAAAGTAGATCTACGAACGGTTTCGTTTGACGTACCACCACAAGAG GTACTAACGCGAGATTCTGTGACAGTGGCAGTGGACGCTGTAGTGTATTACCGAATCAAAGAACCCTTAAATGCAGTGGTGAGAGTTGCAGACTATAG CGCGTCAACAAGACTCTTGGCCGCTACAACATTAAGGAATGTTCTTGGAATGAGGGATCTAGCGCAACTCCTCTCTGACAGGGAAGCAATCAGTCACATGATGCAAGCTAGCCTGGATGAGGCCACGGAGCCTTGGGGTGTCGAAGTAGAAAGAGTTGAAAT TAAAGACGTCCGACTGCCCGTGCAGCTACAGAAGGCCATGGCAGCAGAAGCTGAGGCGGATCGTGAAGCAAGAGCGAAAATCATTGCCGCCGAAGGAGAAATTAAAGCATCAAAAGCATTGAAGGAAGCATCACTTGTCATGATCGACAATCCTATGGCCTTACAG ctgCGCTACCTGCAGTCTTTGAGCTCTATATCAGCAGAGAAGAATTCCACGATAATCTTTCCATTCCCTATGGATTTCTTGAAAGCATTTTTGGGAGGAGCCGGACCAAGTACAACGCACCAACCAAGCGTACAAATGACACAATCATTACCAATATAG
- the LOC101743854 gene encoding band 7 protein AGAP004871 isoform X3, with protein MDFGCHDKDSGEVECYFEIPNPEAVGCVERFATLLSYLLVIITFPFSLFECFKVVQEFERAVIFRLGRLRKGGARGPGLFFVLPCIDTYRKVDLRTVSFDVPPQEVLTRDSVTVAVDAVVYYRIKEPLNAVVRVADYSASTRLLAATTLRNVLGMRDLAQLLSDREAISHMMQASLDEATEPWGVEVERVEIKDVRLPVQLQKAMAAEAEADREARAKIIAAEGEIKASKALKEASLVMIDNPMALQLRYLQSLSSISAEKNSTIIFPFPMDFLKAFLGGAGPSTTHQPSVQMTQSLPI; from the exons CGAACCCAGAAGCCGTTGGATGTGTAGAACGATTTGCAACTTTACTGTCATATCTACTTGTCATCATCACCTTCCCTTTTTCGTTATTTGAATGTTTTAAG GTTGTGCAAGAATTTGAAAGAGCTGTAATCTTCAGACTAGGCAGATTAAGGAAAGGCGGCGCGAGAGGCCCAGGACTATTCTTTGTTCTTCCCTGCATAGACACTTATAGAAAAGTAGATCTACGAACGGTTTCGTTTGACGTACCACCACAAGAG GTACTAACGCGAGATTCTGTGACAGTGGCAGTGGACGCTGTAGTGTATTACCGAATCAAAGAACCCTTAAATGCAGTGGTGAGAGTTGCAGACTATAG CGCGTCAACAAGACTCTTGGCCGCTACAACATTAAGGAATGTTCTTGGAATGAGGGATCTAGCGCAACTCCTCTCTGACAGGGAAGCAATCAGTCACATGATGCAAGCTAGCCTGGATGAGGCCACGGAGCCTTGGGGTGTCGAAGTAGAAAGAGTTGAAAT TAAAGACGTCCGACTGCCCGTGCAGCTACAGAAGGCCATGGCAGCAGAAGCTGAGGCGGATCGTGAAGCAAGAGCGAAAATCATTGCCGCCGAAGGAGAAATTAAAGCATCAAAAGCATTGAAGGAAGCATCACTTGTCATGATCGACAATCCTATGGCCTTACAG ctgCGCTACCTGCAGTCTTTGAGCTCTATATCAGCAGAGAAGAATTCCACGATAATCTTTCCATTCCCTATGGATTTCTTGAAAGCATTTTTGGGAGGAGCCGGACCAAGTACAACGCACCAACCAAGCGTACAAATGACACAATCATTACCAATATAG